The following is a genomic window from Amycolatopsis acidiphila.
ATCGCGCACTCGCGGGTCAGCTGCAGCAGCAGGTCGAGCTTCTCGTCGAAGTACTTGTAGAACGTGCCCCGGGCGAAGCCCGCCTCGGCGACCACGTCGTCCACGCCGGTGCCGTGGTATCCGCGGTCGGCGAACAGCCTGGCGCCCGCGTCGATGAGCTGGCGGACGGTCGCCGCCGCGCGGGGCCGCAGCCCGGCCACCCGGTCCGGGATCTCCTCGCCGGGCTTGCCCGCCGCGCGCACGGCACGGGCCTTGCTCCGCGGCGGCCGCTCGATGGAGTCGAACACCTCCAGCGGCGTGTCGGGGAACAGCATGAGCTGGACGAACACGGCGAGGCCGTCGAGCAGCTGCTCGGAGCTGAGCCGGTGCGGGGTCAGGCCCATGTGCCGGAAGTAGTTGAACCGGTGCACGACACTGGTCATCGCGAGCGCCGCGTCCAGCGGGTCTAGCCCGGCGATCTCCGAGGATTCCAGCCGGCGCGCGATGCGCTCGTCGTAGGACCGGACGAATCCGGTGACCAGGGGCTGCACGCTCGTGCCGGGGGTGTCCACACTGGCCCATTGCACGAACATCGTCGCGTACTTGTCGTAGACGTAGGCCCACTCGCCGAGCCACCAGTGCAGGTTGTCGAAGCCGAGCCGGGTGGGCCCGAGCGGGCCGATCCGGCGGACGACCCGCATCAGGGCGGACCCGCATTCCTCGAGCAGCTCGACGAAGATCTGCTCCTTGCTCTCGAAGTACTGGTAGAGCGTGGAGCGCGAGGTGCCGGCGGCCTTGGCGATGCTGTCCACCGAGGTCGCGTGGAACCCCTGCGACTCGAACAGCCGGAGCGTCTCCTCGACGATCTTCTGACGGGTGCGCGCGCCGCGCTGACCCACTACCAGACTGGTGGGGCCATAGCCCTCGCGCCGGAGGGTCTCGTTTTCTGACTGGGCTGCCATCGGCTTAAGGGTACGGCTAACCGGGCAGCAGGAAGTCCGCGGACGCGCCGATGGCGACGCCCCCGGTCTGCCGCGTCGCGGTCAGCTCGACCGTCACCAGCAGGCCGTCGCCGCGCCGCTCGGCCGCGGTGACCTCACCCGTGCAGGTCAGCACGTCACCGGGCCACACCTGCTCGCGGAAGCGCACCCGGAAGCGGCGCACGGTGTCCGCGCCGAGCCAGTCGACGGCGAACGAGGCGAGCAGCGCCGCGGAGTGCATGCCCTGCGAGAACACCGACGGGTACCCGGCCGCGCGGGCCAGCGTGTCGTCGTAGTGCATGGGGTTGAAGTCGCCGGAGGCGCCCGCGTAACGGGCGAACATGCGGGTGGTCAGCGGGCCGAACTCGGCCGGCTCCGCCTTCGTGCCCACCGTCACCGCCGTGGTTCCCGCCGCGCTCACGCCGCGCCGCCCTTGGGCGCGGTCTCGATCAGCGTCGAGCGGCCTTCCGCGACGAGTGTCCCGTCCTCGGTGCGGTATTCGGTGACGACCACCGCGAAGCGCATCTGCCCGCCCCGTTTGCCCGGCTTCTCGTAGCGGTCTTCGATCCGGTCGACCACTTTCAGCACCTGGCCGGCTCGCGGCGGGGGCCCGTGGAAGACGTACTCCTGCTCGCCGTGCAGCAGGCGCTTGCGGTCGAATCCCACGTCCACCCGCGCGCCTTCCGGCGCCCAGAGGGCGCTGCTGGTCAGGAAGGTGGGCGGCACCACGGCGTCCGGTCCCTCGTAGGCCTCGTGCCGGCTCTGCATCGCCGTGGCGAACTCGCGGATCTTGCCGCGTTCCACGACCATCTCGTATTCGGTGCCGCGGCTGCCCATCGGCGCGTCCATCGCTTCTCCTCACCGGAACGTGACGTCAGAACACCGAATCCGAGTTCGGCTGCTGTGTTCAGCATAAGCTAGCGGACAAGACGTTTAACTGCTAGTTGGTTGGTTGCAAGTTTGTGACACTACTGTCAGAATGGCGTTAGCGCACGAGGTGAAGGAGCCCCGCTTGCCCAGTCATGACCACGTCTTCGTCGGCGGCCGCCTGCGGTCACCGGCGGGCGGCCGCGTGATCGAGGTCCGCTCGCCGGCGACCGAGCAGGTGATCGGCCGGGTGCCGCACGCGGAGCCGGCCGACGTCGACGCCGCCGTCGGCGCCGCGCGCGAGGCCTTCGACTTCGGCCCCTGGCCCCGGCTGAGCCCTGCGGAGCGGGCCGGTTTCGTCGGACGGCTGGGCAAGGCGCTCAAGGTGCGTTCGGCCGAGCTGACGGCGCTGATCTCCGACGAGGTCGGCTCGCCGCGCACCTGGGCCGGCACCGGGCAGGTCGCGACCGCGCTCGGCGTGCTGCGGACGGCACAGGCGCTCGCCGGGGACTACCCGTGGACCGAGACCAGGCGGGGCGTCTTCGGCAACGACGTCCGGGTCCGCAAGCTCCCGGTCGGCGTCGTCGGCGCCATCGTGCCGTGGAACGCGCCGCTGTTCATCGCCGCGCTCAAGCTCGCCCCGGCCATGGTCGCGGGCTGCACCGTCGTGCTCAAGCCCGCCCCGGAAGCTCCGCTGTCGGCCTTCGTGCTGGCGGAGGCGGCGACCGAGATCGGCCTGCCGGAAGGCGTGCTCAACGTCGTGCCCGGCGATGCCGGGACGGGGGAGTACCTGGTCCGCCACCCCGGCGTGGACAAGATCAGCTTCACCGGGTCCACCGCCGTCGGCAGGCGCATCGGCGCACTGTGCGGCAACGACGTGCGCCGCTGCACGCTCGAGCTGGGCGGCAAGTCCGCGGCCGTGCTGCTCGACGACGTCCGGCTCGACGAGGCCACTGTGGACCAGCTGGTGGCCGGGGCGATGGACAACAGCGGGCAGGTCTGCATGGCACTGAGCAGGATCCTGGCCCCGCGCTCGCGCTACCCGGAGGTTGTCGACGCGCTGGGTGCCGCCGTGGCGGCGCTGCGGCTCGGTGACCCGGCCGACCCGCGGACCCAGCTCGGCCCGGTGATCTCCGAACGCTCCCGGGACCGCATCGAGGCCCACCTGCGCCGTGCCGTCGCCGACGGGGCCCGTCTCGTCACCGGCGGCGGCAGGCCCGCGACGCCGGGGTGGTACCTCGAGCCGACGCTGCTGTCCGATGTGGACAACGACATGCCCATCGCCCGCGAGGAGATCTTCGGCCCGGTCGCCACCGTCATCCCCTACGGCTCCGACGACGAGGCGGTGGCCCTCGCCAACGACTCCGACTACGGGCTCGCGGGTGCGGTCTGGACCACCGACGTGGCGCGCGGGGAGGCCCTCGCCGCCCGGTTGCGCACCGGCTCGGTCGCGGTGAACTCGTCGGCGCCGATGGATCTCGGCAGCCCGTTCGGCGGGATGCGGCGGTCCGGGATCGGCCGCGAAGGCGGGCCCGAGGGCATCAGCGCCTACGTCGAACCCCAGTCCATCGTCCTGCCCGCCCGCTGACCTTTCGAAGGGGAGACCAAGTGGAGACTCTCGCCGCGGTGCTCTGGGAGCGCCGAGCGCAGTGGTCCATCGAACCGGTGGAGCTCGATCCGCCGGGTCCCGAGGAGGTGCTGGTCGAGCTGCACGCCTCGGGCATGTGCCATTCCGACGAGCACATCGTCACCGGGGACATGCCGTTCCGGCTGCCGTGCATCGGCGGCCACGAGGGTGCGGGCGTGGTCATGGAAGTCGGCTCCCGGGTGACCTCGGTGGCTCCCGGCGACCACGTGGTGTTCGGGTTCATGCCCTCGTGCGGGCGCTGCCCGTCCTGCTCCACCGGGCACCAGAGCCTCTGCGACCTCGGCGCGCGGCTGTACTCCGGCCGGCAGATCGCGGACGGCACCGCCCGCCACCACGCCCGTGGCGAGGACCTCTCGACCGCCTGCCTGGTCGGCTCGTTCGCGCACCACACCGTCGCGCACGAGGCGAGCTGCATCAAGATCGACCCCTCCGTCCCGCTCGAGCGCGCCTGCCTGCTGGGCTGTGGTTTCATCACCGGCTGGGGCTCGGCCGTGTACGCGGCCGGTGTCCGGCCGGGCGACACCGTCGCGATCGCCGGGATCGGCGGCATCGGGGCAGCCGCCATCCAGGGCGCGAAGCTCGCCGGGGCACGGGTCATCGTGGCCATCGACCCGGCCGTCGAGAAGAAGGAGCACGCACTCGCCATGGGCGCCACGCACGTGGCGTCTTCGTGGGAGGAGGCGCCTTCGGTCATCTCGGACGCCACCTGGAACCGCGGCGTGGACCGGTTCGTGTGCACGATGGGCGTCGGCGACGGGGCGCTCGTCGCGAAGGCGCTGGCGATGACCGCCAAGCGCGGCAGGCTCGTCGTCACGAACATCCACCCGATGGCGGAGAACTCGGTCAGCCTCAACCTGATGGACCTGACGCTCACCGAGAAGCAGATCGTCGGCACCCTGTACGGGTCGGCGAACCCGCGTGCCGACATCCCGAAGCTGCTCGAGCTCTGGAGCTCCGGCCAGGTCGACCTCGACGGGGTCGTGTCCCGGACGTACCCGCTCGAAGGCATCAACGACGGCTACGCCGACATGCGTACCGGCCGGTTCCTGCGCGGGGTGCTGCGCTACCCGGCCGCGGGCTGAGCCGACCACGACGAGGAGATCCGCGAAATGACGACAATCGAGAGTGCCGGCGCCGACGTCCTGGACGACCTGAACTGGTGGACGCGGCCGGTCGCCGAGCGCGACGCGCTGTTCGCGCGGCTGCGTGCGGAGAACCCCCGGCCCTTCGTGCCGGAGCTCGACCTCAACGGCACACCGCGCGGCGGCGGGTTCTGGGCGCTCACCCGGCTCGACGACATCAAAGAGGTCAGCAAACGGCCCGACGACTTCCGCTCGGGCGCGGGCATCAACATCTTCGACCAGCCGCCCCGGCTCAAGGAGTACCGCGGGTCCATCATCGACATGGACAACCCCGAGCACGCCCGGCAGCGCCGGATCGTCTCGCGGGGTTTCACCGCCAAGACGCTGGAAGCGCTGCGCGAGGACGTGCTGCACACCTCGCGCGACATCATCGGTGCCGTGGCGGGCAGGGGCGAGTGCGACTTCGTCACCGAGGTCGCCGCGCTCATCCCGCTGCGCATCGTGAACAACATGATGGGCATCCCGCGCAGCCAGGAACGCTTCATCTTCGACCAGACCAACATCATCATGGCGGCGAGCGACCCCGAGTACGTCGCCGACCAGACCCCGCGCGGCGTGGCGGGCGCGGTGATGGCCGCGGGCGAGCGGCTGGCCGGGCTGCTGCAGGAGCTGGCCGAGGACCGGATCAAGGCGCCCAAGGACGACCTGATCACGGCACTGGTCGCGGCCCGCACCGAGGAGAACCTGACCCCGCAGGAGCTCGCGTCGTTCTTCATCCTGCTGGTGGGTGCGGGCAACGAGACCACCCGCAACGCGATCGCGCACGGCCTGCTGGCGCTGACCCGCTTCCCGGAGCAGAACCGGTTGTGGCAGAGCGATCTCGAAACCCACACCGCGCGCGCGGTGGAGGAGCTGGTGCGCTGGTCCTCGCCGGTGCTGCACATGCGGCGCACCGTGACCCGCGACGGCGTGCGCCTGGGGGAGCAGGAGTTCTCGGCCGGCGACAAGGTCGTCCTGTGGTACCGCTCGGCCAACCAGGACGAGCAGTACTTCGCCGACCCGACCGCGTTCGACATCACGCGCGAGCCGAACCCGCACGTCACGTTCGGCTCGCCCGGCCCCCATCACTGCCTGGGCGCGAACCTGGCCCGGCTCGAGCTGTCGGTGGCGTTCCGGACCCTGTTCGAGCTGCTGCCCGACATCCGGGCGGTGGGGGAGCCGGACCCGCTGCGCTCGAACTTCCTGCACGGCATCAAGCACCTGCGCGCCGAGTTCACCCCGGTGGCGAAATGAGCGTCGAGAACGCCGTCGAGGCGGCCGTCCTGCACAGCGACGCGGACGGCATCCGGCGGATCACGCTGAACCGGCCGGAATCGGCGAACGCGTTGCGCCCGCAGGACCGCGACCGCGTCATCGAACTGCTCGCCGAGGCGGACGCCGAGTTCGGCATCCGCGTGGTGGTGATCGACGCGCGCGGCAGGCACTTCTGCTCGGGCGCGGACATCGGCGGCATCGCGAAGTCCAAGGAGGGCAAGC
Proteins encoded in this region:
- a CDS encoding FAS1-like dehydratase domain-containing protein — translated: MDAPMGSRGTEYEMVVERGKIREFATAMQSRHEAYEGPDAVVPPTFLTSSALWAPEGARVDVGFDRKRLLHGEQEYVFHGPPPRAGQVLKVVDRIEDRYEKPGKRGGQMRFAVVVTEYRTEDGTLVAEGRSTLIETAPKGGAA
- a CDS encoding NDMA-dependent alcohol dehydrogenase, with amino-acid sequence METLAAVLWERRAQWSIEPVELDPPGPEEVLVELHASGMCHSDEHIVTGDMPFRLPCIGGHEGAGVVMEVGSRVTSVAPGDHVVFGFMPSCGRCPSCSTGHQSLCDLGARLYSGRQIADGTARHHARGEDLSTACLVGSFAHHTVAHEASCIKIDPSVPLERACLLGCGFITGWGSAVYAAGVRPGDTVAIAGIGGIGAAAIQGAKLAGARVIVAIDPAVEKKEHALAMGATHVASSWEEAPSVISDATWNRGVDRFVCTMGVGDGALVAKALAMTAKRGRLVVTNIHPMAENSVSLNLMDLTLTEKQIVGTLYGSANPRADIPKLLELWSSGQVDLDGVVSRTYPLEGINDGYADMRTGRFLRGVLRYPAAG
- a CDS encoding aldehyde dehydrogenase is translated as MPSHDHVFVGGRLRSPAGGRVIEVRSPATEQVIGRVPHAEPADVDAAVGAAREAFDFGPWPRLSPAERAGFVGRLGKALKVRSAELTALISDEVGSPRTWAGTGQVATALGVLRTAQALAGDYPWTETRRGVFGNDVRVRKLPVGVVGAIVPWNAPLFIAALKLAPAMVAGCTVVLKPAPEAPLSAFVLAEAATEIGLPEGVLNVVPGDAGTGEYLVRHPGVDKISFTGSTAVGRRIGALCGNDVRRCTLELGGKSAAVLLDDVRLDEATVDQLVAGAMDNSGQVCMALSRILAPRSRYPEVVDALGAAVAALRLGDPADPRTQLGPVISERSRDRIEAHLRRAVADGARLVTGGGRPATPGWYLEPTLLSDVDNDMPIAREEIFGPVATVIPYGSDDEAVALANDSDYGLAGAVWTTDVARGEALAARLRTGSVAVNSSAPMDLGSPFGGMRRSGIGREGGPEGISAYVEPQSIVLPAR
- a CDS encoding MaoC/PaaZ C-terminal domain-containing protein; amino-acid sequence: MSAAGTTAVTVGTKAEPAEFGPLTTRMFARYAGASGDFNPMHYDDTLARAAGYPSVFSQGMHSAALLASFAVDWLGADTVRRFRVRFREQVWPGDVLTCTGEVTAAERRGDGLLVTVELTATRQTGGVAIGASADFLLPG
- a CDS encoding cytochrome P450 encodes the protein MTTIESAGADVLDDLNWWTRPVAERDALFARLRAENPRPFVPELDLNGTPRGGGFWALTRLDDIKEVSKRPDDFRSGAGINIFDQPPRLKEYRGSIIDMDNPEHARQRRIVSRGFTAKTLEALREDVLHTSRDIIGAVAGRGECDFVTEVAALIPLRIVNNMMGIPRSQERFIFDQTNIIMAASDPEYVADQTPRGVAGAVMAAGERLAGLLQELAEDRIKAPKDDLITALVAARTEENLTPQELASFFILLVGAGNETTRNAIAHGLLALTRFPEQNRLWQSDLETHTARAVEELVRWSSPVLHMRRTVTRDGVRLGEQEFSAGDKVVLWYRSANQDEQYFADPTAFDITREPNPHVTFGSPGPHHCLGANLARLELSVAFRTLFELLPDIRAVGEPDPLRSNFLHGIKHLRAEFTPVAK
- a CDS encoding TetR/AcrR family transcriptional regulator, yielding MAAQSENETLRREGYGPTSLVVGQRGARTRQKIVEETLRLFESQGFHATSVDSIAKAAGTSRSTLYQYFESKEQIFVELLEECGSALMRVVRRIGPLGPTRLGFDNLHWWLGEWAYVYDKYATMFVQWASVDTPGTSVQPLVTGFVRSYDERIARRLESSEIAGLDPLDAALAMTSVVHRFNYFRHMGLTPHRLSSEQLLDGLAVFVQLMLFPDTPLEVFDSIERPPRSKARAVRAAGKPGEEIPDRVAGLRPRAAATVRQLIDAGARLFADRGYHGTGVDDVVAEAGFARGTFYKYFDEKLDLLLQLTRECAIDMQESVARFARIDPAAPDGPRLLREWLTGYIPFHTRYLGVMRAWLEGSLQDPRLLGVVARSTRDMHLAALKVLAKVDRPHPLDADLAAVLQGALLERVPEAALQQDAARTPEAVVELIAAVMERSLFNTGPETA